In Rubrivirga marina, the following are encoded in one genomic region:
- a CDS encoding T9SS type A sorting domain-containing protein codes for MIRSFLILLALVGVSTAATGQPDPTCGLFVQPPCAVMDGVEVERVANIPGGQSDERPIRIDRDPTDGTLYVLATSQPDGRTPGSTSTIYRLVPNEGGTFDPVAVTTHEEHGAPRAIGMTFGPEGNLYLVGNDEVGDTQTRIVIRRGTPNGDGWDWATVATTEPYLLSYTYFDHRANGAVVTPDGSTLIVNSGSRTDHGESYGGVREEALTAVLLKVPTDGTDIVLPNDRQALKEAGYVYAEGNRNTFDLAFAPNGDLIGPDNAGDRDDPGELNWYREGEHYGFPWRIGGNDTPMQFSPYGAPYGYDGPNDDPLVPEVCNPNPADTGCYFSNDPGYPAPPEGVTFVEPIPNVGPYADKFIDPVTGAVRDASEEGVSVTSFSGGRSPQGIVFDTEMALAGRLQGGGFLLGFAGARGGFPSDGRDLVFIDLDKGEEGYTVSTEAVAVDFVFPIDAVMADGVIYVAEYGRWFASQPIRDSRGVFAVRLPRDGVSTEPGVRGPYLDAFPNPTAGNLTLEYSVPQAAEVRVELVDALGRVVRTAERPANAGRLDVSTDGLSAGVYVVRLTAGDVRRSRTVTVLR; via the coding sequence ATGATCCGTTCGTTCCTCATCCTCCTCGCCCTTGTGGGCGTCTCCACGGCGGCGACTGGCCAGCCTGACCCCACTTGCGGCCTCTTCGTCCAACCACCGTGCGCGGTGATGGACGGCGTTGAGGTCGAACGCGTAGCCAACATTCCCGGAGGCCAGTCCGACGAGCGGCCGATCCGGATCGACCGCGACCCGACGGACGGCACGCTCTACGTCCTCGCCACCAGCCAGCCGGACGGGCGTACCCCGGGCTCGACCAGCACGATCTACCGTCTCGTTCCGAACGAGGGCGGCACGTTCGACCCCGTCGCGGTCACGACGCACGAGGAGCACGGGGCGCCCCGCGCCATCGGCATGACGTTCGGCCCGGAGGGCAACCTCTACCTTGTCGGCAACGACGAGGTGGGCGATACGCAGACGCGGATCGTGATCCGGCGCGGCACGCCGAACGGCGACGGGTGGGACTGGGCGACGGTCGCGACCACGGAGCCCTACCTCCTCAGCTACACCTACTTCGACCACCGGGCCAACGGGGCGGTCGTCACGCCGGACGGCTCGACGCTCATCGTCAACTCCGGCTCGCGGACCGACCACGGCGAGAGCTACGGGGGCGTCCGAGAGGAGGCCTTGACGGCCGTGCTCTTGAAGGTCCCCACCGACGGGACCGACATCGTGCTGCCCAACGACCGCCAGGCGCTCAAGGAGGCCGGCTACGTCTACGCCGAGGGCAACCGGAACACGTTCGACCTCGCGTTCGCTCCGAACGGCGACCTCATCGGCCCGGACAACGCCGGCGACCGGGACGACCCGGGCGAGCTCAACTGGTACCGGGAGGGCGAGCACTACGGGTTCCCCTGGCGGATCGGCGGCAACGACACGCCGATGCAGTTCAGCCCGTACGGCGCGCCGTACGGGTACGACGGACCCAACGACGACCCGCTCGTCCCCGAGGTCTGCAACCCGAACCCGGCCGATACCGGGTGCTACTTCAGCAACGACCCGGGCTACCCCGCTCCTCCGGAGGGCGTGACGTTCGTCGAGCCGATCCCGAACGTCGGGCCGTACGCCGACAAGTTCATCGACCCGGTCACGGGCGCCGTCCGCGACGCCAGCGAGGAGGGGGTCAGCGTCACGTCGTTTTCCGGCGGCCGGTCGCCGCAGGGCATCGTCTTCGACACCGAGATGGCGCTGGCCGGTCGGCTCCAGGGCGGCGGGTTCTTGCTCGGCTTCGCCGGCGCCCGCGGCGGGTTCCCCAGCGACGGCCGCGACCTCGTCTTCATTGACCTCGACAAGGGCGAGGAGGGCTACACCGTCTCGACCGAGGCCGTCGCGGTCGACTTCGTGTTCCCCATCGACGCCGTGATGGCCGACGGCGTCATCTACGTCGCCGAGTACGGCCGGTGGTTCGCCAGCCAGCCGATCCGCGACTCGCGCGGCGTGTTCGCCGTCCGGCTCCCGCGCGACGGCGTGAGCACCGAGCCCGGCGTCCGCGGGCCGTACCTCGACGCGTTCCCCAACCCGACGGCCGGCAACCTCACGCTCGAGTACTCGGTGCCGCAGGCCGCGGAGGTCCGGGTCGAGCTGGTCGACGCGCTGGGCCGCGTGGTCCGGACGGCCGAGCGGCCCGCCAACGCCGGCCGCCTCGACGTGTCGACGGACGGCCTCAGCGCCGGCGTCTACGTCGTCCGCCTGACGGCCGGTGACGTCCGGCGGTCGCGGACGGTCACCGTCCTCCGCTAG
- a CDS encoding glycoside hydrolase family 9 protein: protein MTARLLLLWGLAAAVTAQDAPLQIHDREYFDSESVDVLVYNNRYSGLFSDSKLSGVELIHHGVRTGTNGDVRLSNAPEQWDPTPEFGERAVDREAGVISATSAYPDYDFEYEVETEARPEGGVTIRVVLSEPVPEALEGRAGFNLEFLPSAYFGKAYLADGRPGQFPRSPVGPMAWDEWMGRYEPQPLAEGATLVLAPEDAERRVTIEAHDGATLALYDGRNRAQNGWFVVRSLLPAGETGTVLEWTLTPSRTPGWQRAPVIGHSQVGYAPGQPKSAVIELDPAADPAPVVTLTRIEADGTTTEAKRAAAEPWGGFLRYQYATFDFSDVTEPGVYTLSTGSETTEPFRIADDVYGPSLWSATLDTFMPVQMDHMFVNDRYRVWHGASHLDDALQAPVNHEHFDLFAQGPTTDTPYEPGEHIPGLAVGGWYDAGDYDIRTQSQYATVSDLVLLHETFGVDWDETTVKQDDRYVEMRTPDGIPDVLQQVEHGVLQLQAQYDAVGHAIPGIVEAHLHQYHHLGDGLTKTDNRVYDPTLDSLEVRGDRSGTFDDRWAFTSKSTALDYGSIAALAAASRVLRGYRDDLAEKALQTAIRVWDEEHARLEPILFRHGNTTGGFLPAEELGAAVELLLATEGDATYADRIAEMVGEMEGRMFGFAAPLFVRAMPHMDDGFRERVREGVAEYADGLAEVEAENPYGVPVGMGGWGGAGGALQFAMTNHILHRAFPDLVGPEPALRGVEYVLGRHPGSDVSMISGIGARSKTVAYGMNRADYSFIPGGPVPGLVVVQPDFPELQEDWPFLWYEGEYVIPMAPLFLYAALAADDLTRTAR from the coding sequence ATGACCGCCCGCCTGTTGCTTCTCTGGGGCCTCGCCGCCGCCGTCACCGCGCAGGACGCCCCGCTCCAGATCCACGACCGCGAGTACTTCGACTCGGAGAGCGTCGACGTCCTCGTCTACAACAACCGCTACAGCGGCCTGTTCAGCGACTCCAAGCTGAGCGGGGTCGAGCTCATCCACCACGGCGTGCGGACGGGCACGAACGGCGACGTCCGCCTCTCGAACGCGCCGGAGCAGTGGGACCCGACGCCGGAGTTTGGCGAGCGGGCCGTCGACCGCGAGGCCGGTGTGATCTCGGCGACGAGCGCGTACCCCGATTACGACTTCGAGTACGAGGTGGAGACGGAGGCGCGGCCGGAGGGCGGCGTGACGATCCGCGTCGTTCTCTCGGAGCCCGTTCCGGAAGCGCTTGAGGGACGGGCCGGGTTCAACCTGGAGTTCCTGCCGTCGGCGTACTTCGGGAAGGCGTACCTCGCCGACGGCCGGCCCGGGCAGTTCCCCCGCTCGCCCGTCGGGCCGATGGCGTGGGACGAGTGGATGGGCCGCTACGAGCCGCAGCCGCTGGCGGAGGGCGCGACGCTCGTCCTCGCCCCGGAGGACGCGGAGCGCCGCGTGACGATCGAGGCCCACGACGGCGCGACGCTCGCGCTCTACGACGGCCGCAACCGGGCGCAGAACGGCTGGTTCGTCGTCCGCTCCCTCCTGCCGGCCGGTGAGACCGGGACCGTCCTCGAGTGGACGCTCACGCCGAGCCGGACGCCCGGCTGGCAACGCGCGCCCGTCATCGGCCACTCGCAGGTCGGCTACGCGCCGGGGCAGCCGAAGAGCGCCGTCATCGAGCTCGACCCGGCCGCCGATCCCGCGCCCGTCGTCACGCTCACCCGGATCGAAGCCGATGGGACGACGACCGAGGCGAAGCGGGCCGCCGCCGAGCCCTGGGGCGGCTTCCTCCGCTACCAGTACGCCACGTTCGACTTTTCCGACGTCACCGAGCCCGGCGTCTACACGCTGTCGACGGGCAGCGAGACGACCGAGCCGTTCCGCATCGCCGACGACGTTTACGGGCCGTCGCTGTGGAGCGCGACGCTCGACACGTTCATGCCGGTCCAGATGGACCACATGTTCGTCAACGACCGGTACCGCGTGTGGCACGGGGCCTCCCACCTCGACGACGCGCTGCAGGCCCCCGTCAACCACGAGCACTTCGACCTGTTCGCCCAGGGCCCGACGACGGACACGCCGTACGAGCCGGGCGAGCACATCCCCGGCCTCGCCGTCGGCGGGTGGTACGACGCGGGCGACTACGACATCCGCACGCAGAGCCAGTACGCGACCGTCTCCGACCTCGTCCTCCTCCACGAGACGTTCGGCGTCGACTGGGACGAGACGACGGTAAAGCAGGACGACCGCTACGTCGAGATGCGGACGCCCGACGGGATTCCGGACGTGCTCCAGCAGGTCGAGCACGGCGTCCTCCAACTCCAAGCGCAGTACGACGCCGTGGGCCACGCCATCCCGGGCATCGTCGAGGCCCACCTCCACCAGTACCACCACCTCGGCGACGGGCTGACCAAGACCGACAATCGCGTCTACGACCCGACGCTCGACAGCCTCGAGGTCCGCGGCGATCGGTCGGGCACGTTCGACGACCGCTGGGCCTTCACCAGCAAGTCGACCGCGCTCGACTACGGGTCGATCGCGGCGCTGGCGGCCGCCAGCCGCGTCCTCCGCGGCTACCGCGACGACCTCGCCGAGAAGGCGCTCCAGACGGCGATCCGGGTGTGGGACGAGGAGCACGCCCGGCTCGAGCCGATCCTCTTCCGCCACGGCAACACGACGGGCGGCTTCCTCCCGGCCGAGGAACTGGGCGCGGCCGTCGAGCTCCTCCTCGCGACCGAGGGCGACGCGACGTACGCCGACCGGATCGCCGAGATGGTCGGGGAGATGGAGGGGCGGATGTTCGGGTTCGCCGCGCCACTCTTCGTCCGCGCGATGCCGCACATGGACGACGGCTTCCGCGAGCGCGTCCGTGAGGGCGTGGCCGAGTACGCCGACGGGCTCGCCGAGGTGGAGGCGGAGAACCCGTACGGCGTGCCCGTCGGGATGGGCGGATGGGGCGGCGCCGGCGGGGCGCTCCAGTTCGCCATGACGAACCACATCCTCCACCGCGCCTTCCCCGACCTCGTCGGGCCCGAGCCCGCGCTCCGCGGCGTCGAGTACGTCCTCGGCCGGCACCCCGGCAGCGACGTCTCGATGATCTCCGGCATCGGCGCGCGGAGCAAGACGGTCGCCTACGGGATGAACCGCGCCGACTACTCCTTCATCCCCGGCGGCCCGGTCCCCGGCCTCGTCGTCGTCCAGCCGGACTTCCCGGAGCTCCAGGAGGACTGGCCGTTCCTCTGGTACGAGGGCGAGTACGTCATCCCGATGGCCCCGCTCTTCCTCTACGCCGCCCTCGCCGCCGACGACCTCACACGCACAGCGCGCTAA
- a CDS encoding tetratricopeptide repeat protein, with protein sequence MSARTAPAPPPAPVLSRRRRIVFTGVMLLIPVLFFAVLEGGLRLADYGDDYPLFEPLDENPQYLVRNADIARRYFAQQASVPAPLHDVFAAQKGDDEYRVFVQGGSTAAGFPFYGGGAFSRMLERRLQDTFPDRTIEVINTAMDAVSSYTLLDLADEIVAQEPDAVLIYAGHNEYYGALGVGSAESLGRFRGLVNVYLRLRHVRTVQLLRNVLAGLGGGAEAPTPDGGGEADGGTMMAQMAGEQTVPYGSPEYELGLRQFRSNLSDLLATYERAGVPVFIATVASNERDQRPFVSAFAAGTDEAAWREAYDRGVGAGRRGDLAEARAAFAEAVRLDSLAADGFYALARVEEALGDTAAAREAFVAARDRDALRFRAPRAINAVIRDVAAAHGATVVAAEARLRQEAPGGTIGKEHMLEHLHPTLDGYFLIADAFYDALREAGAIGDWSRAVPDDLARRDLPLTPADSLVGLLRVRRMTSYWPFVPEGQPVRRGDTLTVRTPFDRIVQALYTNEAPWLDATGELATVYEQQGDLEAALQARQAVVSAYPMFGQPYLGLGGVYFRAGRLDEAADAFRKAAEREPRSPDPLSMLGAVEVRRGDVPEAIGYYEEARALAPGNPQVLYNLGVAYAFAQRYAEARGAVEALLHVQPDHAQARALLASLPPIGATGPARR encoded by the coding sequence ATGAGCGCTCGCACCGCCCCCGCCCCGCCTCCGGCCCCCGTCCTCTCGCGGCGGCGGCGGATCGTGTTCACCGGGGTGATGCTGCTCATCCCCGTCCTGTTCTTCGCCGTGCTGGAAGGCGGGCTCCGGCTGGCGGACTACGGCGACGACTACCCGCTCTTCGAGCCGCTCGACGAGAACCCACAGTACCTCGTTCGCAACGCCGACATCGCGCGGCGCTACTTCGCGCAGCAGGCGAGCGTCCCCGCGCCGCTCCACGACGTGTTCGCCGCCCAGAAGGGCGACGACGAGTACCGCGTCTTCGTGCAGGGCGGCTCGACGGCGGCCGGCTTCCCCTTCTACGGCGGCGGCGCGTTCTCGCGGATGCTGGAGCGGCGCCTCCAGGACACCTTCCCCGACCGGACGATCGAGGTCATCAACACGGCGATGGACGCCGTGAGCTCGTACACGCTCCTCGACCTCGCCGACGAGATCGTGGCCCAGGAGCCGGACGCCGTCCTGATCTACGCCGGCCACAACGAGTATTACGGCGCGCTCGGGGTCGGCTCGGCGGAGTCGCTGGGTCGGTTCCGCGGCCTCGTCAACGTGTACCTGAGACTGCGGCACGTCCGGACCGTCCAGCTTCTCCGGAACGTCCTCGCCGGCCTCGGCGGAGGCGCGGAGGCACCCACGCCGGATGGGGGAGGGGAGGCCGACGGCGGCACCATGATGGCGCAGATGGCCGGGGAGCAGACGGTCCCCTACGGCTCACCGGAGTACGAGCTCGGCCTGCGGCAATTCCGGTCGAACCTCTCCGACCTCCTCGCGACCTACGAGCGAGCCGGCGTCCCCGTGTTCATCGCGACGGTCGCGTCGAACGAGCGGGACCAACGGCCGTTCGTGAGCGCGTTCGCCGCGGGCACCGACGAAGCGGCGTGGCGGGAGGCGTACGACCGAGGCGTCGGGGCAGGCCGGCGCGGTGATCTCGCCGAGGCGCGCGCCGCATTCGCTGAGGCGGTCCGGCTCGACTCGCTCGCGGCCGACGGGTTCTACGCGCTCGCCCGGGTCGAGGAGGCCCTGGGCGACACGGCGGCGGCGCGCGAGGCGTTCGTCGCCGCGCGGGATCGCGACGCCCTCCGCTTCCGCGCGCCGAGGGCGATCAACGCCGTCATCCGCGACGTCGCCGCGGCGCATGGGGCGACCGTCGTCGCGGCGGAGGCGCGCCTCCGCCAAGAGGCACCGGGCGGGACGATCGGGAAGGAGCACATGCTCGAACACCTCCACCCGACGCTCGACGGCTACTTCCTCATCGCAGACGCCTTCTACGACGCCCTCCGCGAGGCCGGCGCCATCGGCGACTGGAGCCGGGCCGTTCCCGACGACCTCGCCCGGCGCGACCTCCCGCTCACCCCGGCCGACTCGCTCGTCGGCCTCCTCCGCGTCCGGCGGATGACGTCGTACTGGCCGTTCGTCCCCGAGGGCCAGCCCGTCCGCCGCGGCGACACGCTGACGGTGCGGACGCCGTTCGACCGGATCGTCCAGGCGCTGTACACGAATGAGGCCCCGTGGCTCGACGCGACGGGCGAACTGGCGACGGTCTACGAGCAACAGGGGGATCTGGAGGCCGCGCTCCAGGCCCGGCAGGCCGTCGTCTCGGCGTACCCGATGTTCGGCCAGCCGTACCTCGGGCTGGGCGGCGTGTACTTCCGCGCCGGCCGCCTCGACGAGGCCGCGGACGCGTTCCGCAAGGCCGCCGAGCGCGAGCCGCGCTCGCCCGACCCGCTCTCGATGCTCGGCGCCGTCGAGGTCCGGCGCGGCGACGTGCCGGAGGCGATCGGCTACTACGAGGAGGCCCGCGCGCTCGCACCGGGCAATCCGCAGGTGCTCTACAACCTCGGCGTGGCCTATGCCTTCGCCCAGCGGTACGCCGAGGCGCGCGGGGCCGTCGAGGCGCTCCTCCACGTCCAGCCCGACCACGCGCAGGCGCGCGCGCTCCTGGCGAGCCTGCCGCCCATCGGGGCCACCGGCCCCGCCCGGCGCTAA
- a CDS encoding peptidylprolyl isomerase: protein MRLSRSLALGLLVVLGTVPALGQPAGRQAVVATVEDDVDVTMGELRDRAERIFYRGVMDPTEQLRIALKEATLERLKGRDFFRLGYDEEPAFLAGLGPRYAEELLVAYYEQTYEEPFLNEDAIRAQHEAMGRVVFYRQIVLRKPPGATPATLAALRETVEEVRRQLDEGASVEALVARYSEDEASVRTGGLMAPVTWERSTRSPMMAVTFRLEPGEALSLDRGDAFVIVVGERVEEVPVPPLAQVRPRIVEVQRGRYSEQANQAYYEERQATVDSTTVRWNDEVVSKIVEWARTPGFFETDYAETVRAHVAESGDAVVFTDSAGELRLSELPRLIGEVLAVSRSSGRHSVLFVRDYLLEAVRADRMVDVALELGLDEELMRPGTPSPVLAEAFEQYYDRKRIEARLPEPTEPALRAFYEAHADSLFYQLPTVYTEVIERETEAEADDVWARLQAGTPFEDASDRRLRRSFGRTRDGEIVARFIQEPPYLGEVAFGLGEGEVTGPVAYDTPEGRRYAVVKATRRLDERQLGFDEVRERVVEAFTEHHRERLAAEVEAELRERYAVEVDEALWARVLGGPQ, encoded by the coding sequence ATGCGCCTCTCTCGTTCGCTCGCGCTCGGCCTGCTCGTCGTGCTCGGGACGGTCCCCGCCCTCGGCCAGCCGGCCGGCCGACAGGCCGTCGTCGCCACGGTCGAAGACGACGTCGACGTCACGATGGGCGAGCTCCGCGACCGCGCGGAGCGCATCTTCTACCGGGGGGTGATGGACCCCACCGAGCAGCTCCGCATCGCGCTGAAGGAGGCGACGCTCGAACGGCTCAAAGGCCGGGACTTCTTCCGCCTCGGCTACGACGAGGAGCCGGCGTTCCTCGCCGGCCTCGGCCCACGGTACGCGGAGGAGCTCCTCGTCGCGTACTACGAGCAGACGTACGAGGAGCCGTTCCTGAACGAGGACGCGATCCGGGCCCAACATGAGGCCATGGGCCGAGTCGTCTTTTACCGCCAGATCGTGCTCCGGAAGCCGCCCGGCGCGACGCCCGCGACCCTGGCCGCGCTCCGCGAGACGGTCGAGGAGGTCCGACGCCAACTCGATGAGGGCGCGTCGGTCGAGGCCCTCGTCGCGCGGTACTCCGAGGACGAGGCCTCTGTCCGGACCGGCGGGCTCATGGCCCCCGTCACCTGGGAGCGGAGCACCCGGTCGCCGATGATGGCGGTCACGTTTCGTCTCGAGCCCGGCGAGGCCCTGAGCCTGGACCGGGGAGACGCCTTCGTCATCGTCGTCGGCGAGCGCGTCGAGGAGGTCCCGGTCCCGCCGCTCGCGCAGGTCCGACCGCGGATCGTCGAGGTCCAGCGCGGGCGGTATTCCGAGCAGGCCAACCAGGCGTACTACGAGGAGCGGCAGGCCACGGTCGACTCGACGACGGTGCGCTGGAATGACGAGGTGGTCTCGAAGATCGTCGAGTGGGCGCGGACGCCCGGGTTCTTCGAGACGGACTACGCCGAGACGGTCCGCGCCCACGTCGCCGAGAGCGGCGACGCCGTCGTGTTTACCGACAGCGCGGGCGAGCTCCGGCTCAGCGAGCTCCCGCGGCTGATCGGGGAGGTCCTGGCGGTGAGCCGCTCCTCCGGACGGCACAGCGTGCTCTTCGTGCGCGACTACTTGCTCGAGGCCGTCCGGGCCGACCGGATGGTGGACGTCGCCCTCGAGCTCGGGCTGGACGAGGAGCTGATGCGGCCCGGCACGCCGAGCCCCGTGCTCGCCGAGGCCTTCGAGCAGTACTACGACCGGAAGCGGATCGAGGCGCGCCTCCCAGAGCCCACGGAGCCCGCGCTCCGCGCGTTCTACGAGGCCCACGCCGACTCGCTGTTCTACCAGCTGCCCACCGTGTACACGGAGGTCATCGAGCGGGAGACCGAGGCCGAGGCCGACGACGTCTGGGCGCGGCTCCAGGCTGGGACGCCGTTCGAAGACGCCTCTGACCGTCGGCTCCGCCGCTCCTTCGGGCGGACGCGAGACGGCGAGATCGTCGCCCGCTTTATCCAGGAGCCGCCGTACCTCGGCGAGGTCGCGTTCGGCCTCGGGGAAGGGGAGGTGACCGGCCCGGTCGCCTACGATACGCCGGAGGGCCGGCGGTACGCCGTCGTCAAGGCCACGCGGCGGCTCGACGAGCGCCAACTGGGCTTCGACGAGGTCCGCGAGCGCGTGGTCGAGGCGTTCACCGAGCACCACCGCGAGCGGCTGGCGGCCGAGGTCGAGGCCGAACTGCGCGAGCGGTACGCGGTCGAGGTGGACGAGGCGCTCTGGGCGCGCGTCCTCGGCGGGCCGCAGTAG
- a CDS encoding T9SS type A sorting domain-containing protein translates to MTRTLLTLGVVALVAYGANAQDPLSDYVLETRGDTLVIADFFDAGGVPSTLGAVIAADTGAPAGRVYMLHAGSNGSLESGNIALYLLDAAIGAQGRPLTIVGENCGIMVQGDDPNCRPPTISGYTDASGTGVNPSISVDQDLTLKNLHFTSASTEGQAGWSFVNVDGNNLDIVWDNVLAEHNRWTMINSNDNVGTRFYVSNSYFANATDQPSRRNGGVYDNVQAPTDVMWVENTTHVQNAGMQYKFRNFSPSEVKFNHNTFVNAAGQVFLSNGYFTNFAATNNLIVNSNYQPYYPGLDAGEMYLNPDELPASAFEPHGIINLAPLPTNDAGQPIAATSAAYPDSEPFTEADRQVLVDANAAYWDESLLTIDDALNAQGVEGDVCAGDGCLEGDASLQWSDQAILANDRTMSVFMDDATYPLITWGTWYEAGAPGFANGPGRVDELYDWGFASASSDVAVSDLLPKIRTAGNEAGNEIDTEDTNNWIVFDWPIPLDLSYSNDTYLSGGYNGYPVGDLNWFPAEKSAWMATRDAEYAAIDNALATGSTLITADERGPSLIGQLGQNRPNPFSAATTIEFELATASDVTLEVFDALGRRVATLVDRELAAGAHTADWNAGSLSSGVYVYTLRAGDSVESRRMVIVR, encoded by the coding sequence ATGACTCGAACGCTACTCACCCTCGGGGTGGTCGCGCTGGTGGCCTACGGGGCGAACGCTCAGGACCCCCTGAGCGACTACGTCCTCGAGACCCGCGGCGACACCCTCGTCATCGCCGACTTCTTCGACGCCGGCGGCGTGCCCAGCACGCTCGGCGCCGTCATCGCGGCCGACACCGGCGCGCCCGCGGGCCGCGTTTACATGCTCCACGCGGGGTCCAACGGCTCCCTCGAATCGGGCAACATCGCGCTGTACCTCCTCGACGCCGCCATCGGCGCGCAGGGCCGCCCGCTCACCATCGTCGGTGAGAACTGCGGGATCATGGTCCAGGGCGACGACCCGAACTGCCGCCCGCCGACCATCTCGGGCTACACGGACGCCTCGGGCACGGGTGTGAACCCGTCGATCAGCGTCGACCAGGACCTGACGCTCAAGAACCTGCACTTCACGAGCGCTAGCACGGAGGGGCAGGCAGGCTGGAGCTTCGTCAACGTCGACGGCAACAACCTTGACATCGTGTGGGACAACGTCCTGGCTGAGCACAACCGCTGGACGATGATCAACTCCAACGACAACGTCGGGACCCGCTTCTACGTCTCGAACAGCTACTTCGCCAACGCGACCGACCAGCCCTCGCGGCGCAACGGCGGTGTGTACGACAACGTGCAGGCGCCGACGGACGTCATGTGGGTCGAGAACACGACGCACGTCCAGAACGCGGGCATGCAGTACAAATTCCGGAACTTCTCCCCCTCGGAGGTCAAGTTCAACCACAACACGTTCGTGAACGCGGCCGGTCAGGTCTTCCTGAGCAACGGCTACTTCACCAACTTCGCGGCGACGAACAACCTCATCGTCAACAGCAACTACCAGCCGTACTACCCCGGCCTGGACGCGGGTGAGATGTACCTCAACCCGGACGAGCTGCCGGCGTCGGCGTTCGAGCCGCACGGCATCATCAACCTCGCGCCGCTCCCGACGAACGACGCCGGCCAGCCCATCGCGGCGACCTCGGCGGCGTACCCGGACAGCGAGCCGTTCACCGAGGCGGACCGGCAGGTGCTCGTCGACGCGAACGCCGCGTACTGGGACGAGAGCCTCCTCACCATCGACGACGCGCTCAACGCGCAGGGCGTCGAGGGCGACGTCTGCGCCGGTGACGGCTGCCTCGAGGGCGACGCGTCGCTCCAGTGGTCGGACCAGGCGATCCTCGCCAACGACCGGACGATGTCGGTCTTCATGGACGACGCCACGTACCCGCTCATCACGTGGGGCACGTGGTACGAGGCCGGCGCCCCCGGCTTCGCCAACGGCCCGGGCCGCGTCGACGAGCTCTACGACTGGGGCTTCGCCTCGGCCTCGAGCGACGTCGCCGTCTCCGACCTCCTCCCGAAGATCCGGACGGCCGGCAACGAGGCCGGCAACGAGATCGACACCGAGGACACAAACAACTGGATCGTCTTCGACTGGCCGATCCCGCTCGACCTCTCGTACTCGAACGACACGTACCTCTCCGGTGGCTACAACGGCTACCCGGTCGGTGACCTCAACTGGTTCCCGGCGGAGAAGTCGGCCTGGATGGCGACCCGTGACGCCGAGTACGCCGCGATCGACAACGCGCTCGCGACGGGCTCGACGCTGATCACGGCCGACGAGCGTGGGCCGTCCCTGATCGGTCAGCTCGGCCAGAACCGGCCGAACCCGTTCAGCGCCGCGACGACGATCGAGTTCGAGCTGGCGACGGCGAGCGACGTGACCCTCGAGGTCTTCGACGCGCTCGGCCGCCGCGTGGCCACGCTCGTCGACCGCGAGCTCGCGGCCGGCGCGCACACCGCCGACTGGAACGCCGGGTCCCTCAGCAGCGGCGTGTACGTCTACACGCTCCGCGCTGGCGACTCCGTCGAGTCCCGCCGGATGGTGATCGTCCGGTAA